One window of the Nicotiana tabacum cultivar K326 chromosome 4, ASM71507v2, whole genome shotgun sequence genome contains the following:
- the LOC107809946 gene encoding uncharacterized protein LOC107809946 has protein sequence MFMLQHSAYFFQLPRTSHSKVFSPQFSHCDSFLIFHPKQSSCMRTLMNCQREKTLLTTFEENNDDGDYIDVEMEEGEEEAEGFSRSRGFRGREDEKNYDKDPELAEILGSCLDDPDKAQSRMEERLRKKRNKIVHTKTGSATPMNVTFNKFDFTNSYIWFEFYNAPLEKDISLICDTIRSWHIVGRLGGCNSLNMQLSQSPLDKRPSYDAVQGANVNPTTFYNIGDLEIQDNLARIWVDIGTSEHLLLDVLINALTQISSDYVGIKQLVFGESEFENWRENLTSEDAGYSVHKI, from the exons ATGTTTATGTTGCAGCACAGTGCATATTTTTTCCAACTACCTCGGACTTCACATAGCAAAGTTTTTTCACCCCAGTTTAGTCACTGCGACTCATTTCTAATTTTTCATCCCAAGCAAAGTTCATGTATGAGGACGCTAATGAACTGCCAAAGGGAAAAAACTTTGCTGACCACATTTGAAGAAAACAACGATGATGGCGATTATATTGATGTGGAAATGGAGGAGGGGGAGGAGGAGGCGGAGGGATTTTCTCGTAGTAGAGGGTTTAGAGGTAGAGAAGATGAGAAGAATTATGACAAAGATCCTGAGCTTGCTGAGATTCTTGGCAGCTGTCTTGATGATCCGGATAAAGCTCAGTCAAGG ATGGAGGAGAGATtgagaaagaaaaggaataaaataGTACATACGAagacaggttcagcaacacccaTGAATGTGACATTCAACAA ATTTGATTTTACAAACTCCTACATATGGTTTGAGTTCTACAATGCCCCGTTGGAGAAGGATATCTCCTTGATTTGTGAT ACAATTCGTTCATGGCACATTGTTGGACGTCTTGGTGGATGCAATTCGCTGAATATGCAA TTATCACAATCTCCTTTGGACAAAAGGCCAAGTTATGATGCTGTTCAGGGGGCAAATGTAAATCCTACTACGTTCTATAACATTGGGGATCTTGAGATTCAGGATAACTTGGCTCGCATATG GGTGGACATTGGGACAAGTGAGCATTTACTGTTGGATGTACTGATTAATGCTTTGACACAGATAAGCTCCGA CTACGTTGGTATCAAGCAATTAGTATTTGGTGAATCTGAATTTGAGAACTGGAGGGAGAACTTGACATCGGAGGATGCCGGTTACAGTGTTCACAAGATATAG